In the Nicotiana tabacum cultivar K326 chromosome 16, ASM71507v2, whole genome shotgun sequence genome, one interval contains:
- the LOC142170476 gene encoding secreted RxLR effector protein 78-like produces the protein MNQNTLLIRGKSTNVVIKLDMAKAYDRVSWKYLLHVLRKMGFVEQFINMIWNLLANNWYSVLINGQASKNFKSTRGVKHGDPLSPALFILSAEVLSQSLNKLFEDKKFIGYGMSEWTDPLNHLVYADDTIIFASADLYSLSKVVEVLTLYETSNQQFKKFILHAC, from the coding sequence atGAATCAAAATACACTTCTAATAAGGGGGAAGTCTACTAATGTTGTGATTAAGCTTGACATGGCCAAGGCTTATGATAGGGTATCATGGAAGTATCTACTTCATGTACTGAGAAAAATGGGATTTGTTGAGCAATTCATTAACATGATTTGGAATCTACTGGCTAACAATTGGTATTCAGTACTCATAAATGGGCAAGCATCAAAAAATTTTAAGTCTACAAGAGGGGTTAAACATGGAGATCCTTTATCTCCAGCCTTGTTCATTCTTTCTGCTGAGGTTCTGTCACAGTCATTGAACAAGTTGTTTGAAGACAAGAAGTTTATAGGTTATGGTATGTCAGAATGGACTGATCCTTTAAACCATTTGGTATATGCAGATGATACAATCATATTTGCCTCTGCTGATCTATATTCTTTGAGTAAAGTGGTTGAAGTCCTTACACTGTATGAGACATCTAACCaacaattcaaaaagttcatatTACACGCATGCTAA